The following nucleotide sequence is from Alistipes sp. ZOR0009.
GTTGATAGGGAGTAAAGTTCATGCTCTTTGTAGCAATCCTTATCAATTGGTAACTCTACCCAAAAGGTGGTTCCTACACCTTTCTCCGAATTTACGCTAATTCGTCCATGATGCAGTTCCACCAACCGTTTGGTAAATGAGAGTCCTAAACCAACACCTCCATGAAGGCGAGATGCTTTTGAAAAATCGTCAAAAATACCGGGGAGTAAATCGGGAGAGATGCCAACTCCGTTGTCTCCGATTTTTACAACTAGCCACGACATCTTTTCTGACTGCTTTATATTTAGACAAACCTTAATGGTGGCACCTGGACCAGAGTACTTCAACGCGTTTGAGATGAGATTCACTACGATCTTTTCATACTTATCTCTGTCTATCCACCCTTTAAGTTCTTCTTTGTCAGACTCTATTGCTAATATTTGAGATTTTTCATCCGCCTGATCTGTAAATAGTTCAAATATGGAACCTGTAACCCTACCTATGTCAAATTGAGCAACAGTTAATACACTCTGTGCCTCATCCATTTTTCTTAAATCAGTAATTTGAGATACAAGATTTAAAAGACGTCTGGCATTTCGTTCGATACGACGGTACATTGCCAATTTTTTTTCGGGGCTTATATGAACCTCTGTTAGCAGCGTTGCTATGGGAGAGGCAATTAACGTTAGCGGGGTTCTAAACTCATGAGAGATATTAGCAAAAAACTTAAGCCGCAACTTGTACATCTGTTGTACGCTTTCAAGCTCGTATTCGTGTCGAAGTAGCTCTAACTCTACCTTTCTTTTATAGGCGACACTCTTTTTTAAAGCATACCCACCTAGCAGAAGCAGACAGAAATAGGAGATCAGCATTACAGGAGAGGCTGCAAAGGGAGGATTAACTTTGAACTGGATTGCAGTTTCATAGTTTAACTCTGTATTTTGAGGATCGATAAGCTGAACCCTAAAGGTATATCTACCACTACTCAAATTCATATAGTTAACGCTACCCGATGCCTTTTCTACATTATGCCAGCAGGGATCAATACCTTCCAGCTTATACCTATAACCAACAACTGGCATTCCGTCATAATGAATCGAACTAAAATCAATTGAAATTGAGTTGTTGGAATGTGAAATATGCTGAGGAAGTTCACCTCTGCCTTGAAGATACATGCCTAGTTCTTTTCCTCCTGCCTTAAATGAGTTGATTATTGGCAGCTTAACTTTTCCTTTTTTTACATCGTTTGGATAGAATGCTACCAGCCCACTGGAACTTCCTAATACTACCTTTCCATCGGATAAGCAAATTGATGATCCAAAGCTAAAAACCCAGTCAGAGATAAATTCGCGACCTATTTGATTAATAAATACGCCAGTTGTAGTATTAAACTTGCATATTCCTTTGACTGTTGCAAGCCACATCTCCCCATTGTTGTCGAACTGTATGGTTTTAACGACATTGCTAGAAAGCCCATTTTGTGCTGTATACTGCGTTTCGCATGATCGTTTTGAAATATTCACCTTTAGCAATCCAAAACCATCTGTTCCAACCCATAATATATTACTGTGTGTAGGATCTTTGCAAATATCATACGAGCCTATGGAGGTGGTTTGCCTTTCCCTAAAAATTAGAGGCACCATCCTCCCTGTTTTAAGGTCGATGAAAAAAGTGCCTTTGTTTAATGTTCCAACAATTAGCAGGTTGGAATCTAATTTAATAACCTCCCTAATATCTGCATTTTTCAAAGTAGCGAACCGGCAGTCTGCATGCTGGTTCCTAAAATTATAGAAGATCAATCCTTTTTGCTGAGTACCAATCCATAATCCATCAACCCCGTTGCTCTTTAAAATCCAAATATTATCCTTCTCAAGAAAGCTCAGCCCTTTCGGTTTACTTATCAATTTAGAGGTTTTGTTCAGTACAAAAAGACCTTCGCCAATGGTTCCGATATAGATGTTTCCTAAGAGGTCCTCCTCTACGCTTTGTACACTTGCACCCTTAAAGTAGCGAGCCGAACTGTAATGGGCAATTTTCTTTAAATTTTTATTGAGTAGCACAAAACCGTCACTCCATGCACATGCCGCTATAATGCCGTCCTTCGTGATGTATAATGATTTGTAAATCTGATTTTTACCATTATTGAAATTTAGTGGATTGGCAATGGTAAAAAGAGTTTTTATTCGGGTTAAAAGCACAACTCCTTGTTCTAAAGTCGACAAAACCAGTGTATTCTCCGTTGGAGCAACCGCGCTAGATATAAATCCGTTTAATTTAGGCAATGTATATTGTTGGGCGTTCTTGGTTTTCAAATCGAGAACCAAGATGTTTCCATCTTTTTTTATAGCTATCAGATGATTGCGGTTTATCCGGAAAGCACTGGATATAACACCGTCTATGCTTAAGGAGAACCTGTGATTTGAAAGAAGATCATATAAAATGATTGTTTTGGATAGTACAAAAAATAAAATTTTCCCGTCGTCCGATTTGCCTGAACTTATAAAATTGCCCTTTGGAAGTACAATTTTCGATTGAACCTTCCCGTTAACATTTACTATTCCGTTACTCGAAATGGTCCATATCCTCCCCTGAGCGTCAACAATTAGTGAAAGTTCTTTATCCTGTTCATTTCGAACCGAGTTTTTTTGGGTGAGCAGATTGTCCGCACCAAAAGAGTAAACACCTTGTCCAGCCAGAATAATGATATCGCCATTAGGCTTCTCGTCGATAGAAGTTATATTTGAGAGTTTAGTCTGCAGACGAATAGGAGTTCTTGTAGGGTAAGATAGGTAACAAATTCCCGACTTTGTTCCAACCCATATTCGTTTTTGGCTATCTTCATATAAAGAGAGAACAGCATCATTGGGAATGGTTAGATTGTCTAAATTATCCGCTGTAAAATTTTTTAAGCTACTACCATCGTACCTCGAAAGCCCCTCATCAGTCCCAAACCACATAAATCCCTGGTGATCAACAATAGAGCAATAAATCACATTAGAGGGTAATCCATCTTTTATGGTGA
It contains:
- a CDS encoding hybrid sensor histidine kinase/response regulator transcription factor: MLIYLLNCKMSKVCRLSFFTYFIFAICSIIPAEANEVVKKITIKDGLPSNVIYCSIVDHQGFMWFGTDEGLSRYDGSSLKNFTADNLDNLTIPNDAVLSLYEDSQKRIWVGTKSGICYLSYPTRTPIRLQTKLSNITSIDEKPNGDIIILAGQGVYSFGADNLLTQKNSVRNEQDKELSLIVDAQGRIWTISSNGIVNVNGKVQSKIVLPKGNFISSGKSDDGKILFFVLSKTIILYDLLSNHRFSLSIDGVISSAFRINRNHLIAIKKDGNILVLDLKTKNAQQYTLPKLNGFISSAVAPTENTLVLSTLEQGVVLLTRIKTLFTIANPLNFNNGKNQIYKSLYITKDGIIAACAWSDGFVLLNKNLKKIAHYSSARYFKGASVQSVEEDLLGNIYIGTIGEGLFVLNKTSKLISKPKGLSFLEKDNIWILKSNGVDGLWIGTQQKGLIFYNFRNQHADCRFATLKNADIREVIKLDSNLLIVGTLNKGTFFIDLKTGRMVPLIFRERQTTSIGSYDICKDPTHSNILWVGTDGFGLLKVNISKRSCETQYTAQNGLSSNVVKTIQFDNNGEMWLATVKGICKFNTTTGVFINQIGREFISDWVFSFGSSICLSDGKVVLGSSSGLVAFYPNDVKKGKVKLPIINSFKAGGKELGMYLQGRGELPQHISHSNNSISIDFSSIHYDGMPVVGYRYKLEGIDPCWHNVEKASGSVNYMNLSSGRYTFRVQLIDPQNTELNYETAIQFKVNPPFAASPVMLISYFCLLLLGGYALKKSVAYKRKVELELLRHEYELESVQQMYKLRLKFFANISHEFRTPLTLIASPIATLLTEVHISPEKKLAMYRRIERNARRLLNLVSQITDLRKMDEAQSVLTVAQFDIGRVTGSIFELFTDQADEKSQILAIESDKEELKGWIDRDKYEKIVVNLISNALKYSGPGATIKVCLNIKQSEKMSWLVVKIGDNGVGISPDLLPGIFDDFSKASRLHGGVGLGLSFTKRLVELHHGRISVNSEKGVGTTFWVELPIDKDCYKEHELYSLSTEIQRSELRPFESTPQNFCSEGTVPTWKLMVVDDDTEMRKYIAEIFSDTCEVIEAPDATAGFRKAAAYKPSLILCDVVMQRSSGIELLKRLKEDERTSHIPVILLTAQTGADTLKAGYAAGADAYLIKPFDEAQLKFNVLNLLKTQHKLLSSINTFGQKEIGINDLSSIDRRFLKKVIAAVERNLDNYEFDIKDLCQEIGESRTLLYRKMKETLNMSANEFIRMYRLKRAAILLGNKHMNVGEVMIAVGFNNRSYFNRCFKDFFGMTPVEYMDKFGER